GAGGTTAGCCACTGAGTTTCTACAGATATACATAATAAACTGAGCACTTCCGCACTGCTCTCTTCCTGTtgaccacacccctccccctgcctcttcctCCAGTCACACTCTCCCTGGCATTTGAGTTTAGTAGTATTCTGAGAGGTCACTTTCTAGAAAGAACTTTGTTTACAATGGGTAATAATAAGGAACAATTTGAGCAGTTCTGtaactatgaataaaataaatctatggtTATCTAGAGTGAATTCATCTATAGTAGGAACAACTCCATTTCTTAAGATCACTGAATTCAGAGACGTCATTATTTCAAAGATCCACTTGGGAAAGTCATCACGGAGGAGCCAAAGGCAAAAGCATATGAGGGCAAGACTGGGGCGGGGGAGTAAGTGTCTAAAGCAGAAATTCTGTAAGTGTTAAAGAGACAAATGCTGGGTCACCTTGGTTGGCTGTCTGCATAGTCTTTCTCCATGTTTCTGAGAGAGAAGTCATAAGGTGGGGATGTTGAACACAAACCTAGAATATGTCTGCCCTCCTGTTTCATAAATTTGTCTCTTGCCAACTGCCCACAGTCAACTTGTTGACTCCTTAGTCCTGAGATTATCAGTAAAATGAGAGTGCTCTGTCTTTGAGCAAATGAGTCATGTGGAGCGGGGCAGCCAGGGAATGCGCAGGAAACAGagattttcatttggttttgtctttAAACACTTCTGTAAGAACTAAGGAAACTACTTTCAGTACCTCTGTGAGGAATTCAATGATCCGTTTCTGAGTCTCCACTTGTTCTCTGGCATTGTCTCGCTTCGTGACATACACAGATTCCCTTTCTACCAAAGCTCTCTCCATTTCATCCCTTCTTGCTTGCTTCTCCAGAGTATCctccagatttctcattttctcttcatACTCCTTTCTTATCTGggctttctctttctccagctcTTCTCTGTAATATCCTTGCTTCATGAGGGTTTGTTTTTGAATTTCCCGCTCAACCAATTGATAATACCTATTAGTGTAGTATGTTCCTTCATTCTCTGTCATCACCTTCTCAACCAGAGCGATCAGCTGTGCCTTCTGGGCCTCCTGCTCAGCTCCTGTTGCCTTGTTGTTGAACAGGCAATAGCGATTGTCCAGTCTAGCTATCAGCTCTTGAAGGACTGGAGCGTCCTTTAAGTACTCTGAGAAATCTTGGGTGCCCAACTCATCTTTCCGGGTGAATAAGAGAATCATGTGTCTCTGAGCTCTGCCATCAAACATTGCCAGGATCTTCTCTGTGGCCATCTGCTCCTCTTTGGTGTAACATCCCAGAGGGACCACCAGGATCAGAGCATGAGGACCTGGGGAGGTCAGCAGGAGGCAGCGAACaagctcactcttggtggttGCATCAGGCACTTCGGTGTCAAAAATGCCAGGAGTATCCACAACAACAATTTTTCTCCCCTTCCAATTCAGACTCCCTTTTTCGCAGGATTTGGTGATGGATTTTGCTGCAGTGCTTGACTGAAACACAGTCTTTCCCAGGATGCTGTTTCCTGTAGCACTTTTCCCTGCTCCAGTCTTACCCAGTAAGACAAGTCTCAGTTCTGGAAATCCGGGGTCTTTGTTTGCAAGTCCTGGGGAAACAATAACTGCAGGGTTAGGATAGTTTCCAACAGTTTCCATTGCTGGTGCCCTTCCCTTTGTCCACTAGGCACCTCTTCTGGAGTGCCGACTGTTCTCATCAGAAGTCTGTGGGAACCCTGAAGGCCTGGTGTTCTTCTTGGGGGTTCTGGGGAAACACAAGTACTTTTTCGGATTCCaatgaactgtttttttttcctgaaacttttgtaacttatTAGTCTACTGAGTAGGAAAGATAATGatttaagaagaagaagaagaaaaggtgaaaaaataaaaaaaatagaaatatgggcctggagtgatagcacagcgggtagggcatttgccttgcatgtggtcaacctgggctcgattcccagcatcccatatggttccctgagcagtgctaggagtattcctgagtgcatgagccaggagtaacccctgtgcattgccgggtgtgacccaaaaagcaaaaaaaagaaaaaaaagaagaagaaaatgtgagCTGTTCTTGTAGCTCTTCTGAGGAGACCCAGTAGGAAGTAATATAAGATCTGAACTAGAACATCCCAGTTGGAGATTCTACCCTACCCcaactactttttttaaaatagatcttttcttcttcccttaagAAGTCAAATCAGTGCACTGTGTAACCACCCAGgctgggagaggagcagagagataatTGTCCCTCTATAGTCCACATGAGATCCTGAAGGGGACTCAAACCCTCAGGAGAATAGGAATCCTCTAAGTAAAGTTAAAGACATAGTTAACAAGTGAGGAATAGTGGCCAATCCTCACTGCTTACATATTTGTTGCTGAAACATTTACTAACACTGACATAAGAAGAAGCATTCCTAAATCAAAGTTTCACATTTGACAACAAAAGTATTTGgaggagcaaagaaagtctctaaGAGGTGAGAACACAGTAAACAGGATGGCTTAGGTTATTGAGGCGAACATGGTTGGATGTTCAGATCATTATTTGTTAGATCATTTCTTGGTTACCCCACTTGGGACTATTCTGAGATTAATGATTGCCATAGAAAGGGGCAAAAACAGCCACCTCCTAACTGTCACAACTTGCTGATGCCCAGAGCATTTGTATGACATTCTATATGATCAATTGAAGATAAGATCTCAATTCACCCCAGTATGCACATATGACACAGATGATCCCAATCTGCACAGTGGATTTGTAGCTCCTTCTCTCAAGATGCTGagtctatttctccagcctgtgAATCTGGTAGGCCAAGCGGATTGTGAAACCAAAGAGGCCAAGATTCCAAAAGTGCCTATGTTCAGTACCT
The nucleotide sequence above comes from Sorex araneus isolate mSorAra2 chromosome 1, mSorAra2.pri, whole genome shotgun sequence. Encoded proteins:
- the LOC129407006 gene encoding GTPase IMAP family member 4-like produces the protein MEAQFHCNPWRTHGLANKDPGFPELRLVLLGKTGAGKSATGNSILGKTVFQSSTAAKSITKSCEKGSLNWKGRKIVVVDTPGIFDTEVPDATTKSELVRCLLLTSPGPHALILVVPLGCYTKEEQMATEKILAMFDGRAQRHMILLFTRKDELGTQDFSEYLKDAPVLQELIARLDNRYCLFNNKATGAEQEAQKAQLIALVEKVMTENEGTYYTNRYYQLVEREIQKQTLMKQGYYREELEKEKAQIRKEYEEKMRNLEDTLEKQARRDEMERALVERESVYVTKRDNAREQVETQKRIIEFLTEVLKVVSLVLTEVFKDKTK